One window from the genome of Manis pentadactyla isolate mManPen7 chromosome 15, mManPen7.hap1, whole genome shotgun sequence encodes:
- the LOC130681079 gene encoding adhesion G-protein coupled receptor G5-like: MDHRGALFFCLCLVTSHSVTVEASQDLLHWMEEMEMATQKRSLTPPLAELMRGLEWRLLNASFPGYNLTLQTHTIQTLAFKLGCDFPGLSLSSTTLRPMPQVRAGHAMQFPAELTRDACRTGPKEL; this comes from the exons ATGGATCACCGTGGGGCCCTTTTCTTCTGCCTGTGCCTCGTGACTTCTCACAGTGTGACAGTGG AGGCATCCCAAGACCTCCTGCACTGGATGGAGGAAATGGAGATGGCCACCCAGAAGCGGAGCTTGACTCCTCCCCTTGCTGA GCTCATGCGTGGCCTGGAGTGGAGGCTGCTGAATGCCAGCTTCCCGGGCTACAACCTCACCTTGCAGACACACACCATCCAGACCCTGGCTTTCAAGCTGGGCTGCGACTTCCCAGGCCTCTCGCTGAGCAGCACCACTCTGAGGCCGATGCCCCAG GTGCGGGCTGGGCACGCCATGCAGTTCCCCGCCGAGCTCACTCGGGACGCCTGCAGGACTGGCCCCAAAGAGCTGTGA